Proteins encoded within one genomic window of Oryza glaberrima chromosome 12, OglaRS2, whole genome shotgun sequence:
- the LOC127757133 gene encoding structure-specific endonuclease subunit slx1-like, with the protein MNLSATFRSAKIPRALPPKSGEPAAAALASASCAPGNPSAEAAKGKAALGWCVYLIASSRISRTYVGVTTDFPRRLRQHNGELKGGAKASSAGRPWNLACLIEGFVNRSEACEFESKWKNISRKMARKRSEPSMTSLLQHRDMALSRVKNDLACSHLKIKWHSS; encoded by the exons ATGAATCTCTCCGCTACCTTCCGATCGGCGAAGATCCCTCGCGCTCTTCCTCCCAAATccggcgagcccgccgccgccgccttggcctcGGCCTCGTGCGCGCCCGGGAATCCGTCGGCGGAGGCCGCGAAGGGGAAGGCGGCGTTGGGCTGGTGCGTCTACCTCATCGCCTCCTCCCGGATCTCCCGCACCTACGTCGGCGTCACCACCGATTTCCCTCGCCG cCTGAGACAACATAATGGTGAGTTAAAAGGTGGTGCCAAAGCTTCCTCTGCTGGAAGGCCATGGAATCTCGCATGCCTTATTGAAGGATTTGTCAACAGAAGTGAAG CCTGTGAATTTGAATCAAAATGGAAGAACATCTCCCGGAAAATGGCACGCAAAAGGAGTGAACCTAGCATGACCTCATTGCTGCAGCATCGAGATATGGCATTGAGCAGAGTGAAAAACGATCTGGCCTGTAGCCATCTGAAAATCAAATGGCACTCAAGTTGA